A region of the Solirubrobacterales bacterium genome:
GCAGTTGACGACGGCTGGCTCTGCGACCGCGGTCGTTTTGCCTACCAGGCATGGGAGTCCAAGGCACGCATCACGCAGCCGCTCGTGCGCCAGGGCGACAAGCTTCTGCCTGCCCGTTGGGACTACGCGCTCGACGTCGCCGCTTCCGCGTTGAAGAAGGCCGGCGTCCGCAGCGCCGCTCTTGCCGGCGGCGGCACGACCAACGAAGAGGGCTGGCTGTTGCGCCGCCTTCTGATCGAAGGTCTTGGCTCGCGCAACATCGACTCACGCCGCGGCGGCAAGCTCAGCGCCGATGTTGCTCGCACCCTGACCGAGCCCGATGTGACTCTCAGCATCCCCGATGTGGAATGGGCCGACGCGATCCTCGTGCTCGCCACCGAGCTCGTTGACGAAATGCCGATCCTCGATCTGCGCGTGCGCAAGGCCGTGAACCACCACGGGGCAAAGCTCGCCGTAGCAACCGCCCGCCCGAGTTCGCTCGACGACAAGGCGACGATCGCCGCGCGTTTTGCGCCGAAGGCCGTAGACGCATTCGCGCAAGCATTGCTGCGCTCGATTGCCGGCGAGGACGTCGGCGATCTGCCGACCCGCGCGGGCGCGGACGGTGAAGAGATCGCCTCGATTGCCGCGCTGCTAACCGGTGCAGAACGCCCGGCGATTCTCTGGGGCGAGAAGGTCCTCTACTACGCCGCCGGCGCGGCCCCGGCGATGACGGTCGCGAACATCGTTGACAAGCTCGGAGTCGCAAAGACACCGGGCGCAGGCCACATGCAGATCCCAGTTCAGGCCAACGGTCGCGGGCTGCGCGAGATCGGCTTCCTGCCAAACCTCGGACCGGCGCTGTCCGAAGAAGGCGACGGCAAATCCTCCGATGAGATCGCCGCAGCCTTGGGCGACGAGGTCAACGCACTGATCCTGATGGGCGTTGACCCGATGGTCGACTACCCCAACGGCGCCGAGTGGGACCACGCCCTCGCAAAGGCCGGCACCGTCATTTCCTTCAGCACATGGCTTTCGGGCACCGCCGAACGCCACGCCGACGTCGTCTTCCCGCTCGAAGTTGGGCCGGAGAAGGAAGGCACTCTGACCCACCCGGACGGCCGCCTCCAGCGCGTCCGCCAGACGGTCGAGCGCGCCGGAGAAGTCAACGCCGGTTGGTGGGCGATCGATCAGCTCGCATCACGAGTTGGGCTTGACCTCGGCGCCAAGGTCGTGCACCAGGTCACGGAGCAGATCGCTGACGGCGTGCCGATCTACGCCGGCATCACGCCGGAAGAAATCGGCGGCACTGGCGTGCGTTGGCAGGAACGCGCTGCTGCGACCAATCGCCTCGATCCCACGCGCACCACCTTTGATCTCGCTGAGCCCGCCGCAGCCGCTGAAGCCAACGGCCGTCTACGCCTTGGCACCTTCCGCTCACTCTGGGGCGGGGGCGACGTCGAGAACGCCGCCACGCTTGCACCGCTGGTCTCGCGCACGCGAGTCGAACTTTCACCCGCTGATGGAGAGCGCCTCGGCGTCAACACCGGCGACAGCGTCACGCTCAACACCGACTCCGGCGAAGTCACGGCGATCGTCGCACTGCGCGACTCGATCCCGACTGGATCGGCCTTCCTTCTCGATAGTCGCGATGACGGCGTACGCCGCGCCGTTGCCGGGTCACCGGCGCTCGTAGAGGTGGTCAAGTGAGCCCGTTAGCAACCGTCGGATTCGAGGTCTCGGTCTGGTCGCAGGTGATCGTCTCGTTCCTGATTTTCTTCGTCGTCTTCAACATGATTCCGATGGTGTTGCTGGTTGAGCGCAAAGTGCTCGGACGTTTCCAGGGTCGCTACGGACCAAACCGCGTCGGTCCGTTCGGAATGTTCCAGCCGCTCGTAGACATCGCCAAGCTGGCGGCCAAAGAAGACTTCATCCCGCGCAACGCGAGCAAGATGATCTTCATCATCGCGCCTGTGATCTCACTCTTCACAGCGGTCGCGACGATCGCGATCCTGCCGTTCGGCAACACAGTTGAAGACGGCCTCTTCGGGGCCAACTACACGCTCTACGGAATCGACGTTTCGATCGGCGTGCTGTACGCGTTCGCCTTCGGCGCGATCGCCTTTTACGGCCTGATGCTCGGTGGCTGGGCTTCGGGCAGCAAGTACTCCTTCCTTGGCGCGATGCGCTCGGCGGCGCAGCTGATCAGTTACGAGCTGGCGGCTGGCCTCAGCCTCGTCGGCGTGATCATGATGAGTGGCTCGCTCTCGATGACCGAGATCGTCAACCAGCAGACGGGTATGTGGTTCATTCTGCCGCAGTTCGTCGGGTTTCTCGTCTTCATGGTTGCGGCATTCGCCGAGACCAACCGCGCGCCATTCGACCTGGTCGAGGCGGATGCAGAACTCGTCGCCGGGTACCAGACCGAGTACGGGGGCATTCGATTTGCGGCCTTCATGCTCGCCGAGTACATGAACATGATCGTGCTCAGCGGCATCGGCGTGACGATGTTCCTCGGCGGCTGGCTCGGACCGGGACCCGACTGGCTCGGACCGATCTGGGTACTCGTGAAGATCTTCCTGTTGCTGCTGTTCTTCATGTGGATCCGCGCGACGCTCCCGCGCCTCCGCTACGACCAGCTGATGAGTTTCGGCTGGAAGATTCTGATCCCGTTGGCGACGATCAACCTGATCGTCACCGCGGTCCTGGTGGTGTACCTGTGAGCCTTCCCGAAATCCACGTCTACGACCCGCAGGCCGACGCCTTCGAGGTCCAGCGCGGACCGGATGTCGGCGGCGCGGCGAGCGTCTATCGCGCCTTCGGCGAGACGCTGCGCGGCCTGAAGACGACGATGAGCCGTCTGATCGAGGGTCCGGTCACGATCCAGTATCCAGAAGAGAAGACCCCGGTCTACCCGCGCTTCCGCGGCCGCCACAAGCTGCATAAGTTCGAGGACTCAGACCTCGAGAAGTGCGTCGGCTGTTCGCTCTGCGCCGCCGCATGTCCCGCGGACTGCATCCGCGTGGTCGCGACCGACAACGATCCGGCAAGTCCGACGAGCGCCGGCGAGCGCTACGCCGCGGTCTACGAGATCAACATGGCGCGCTGCATATTCTGCGGCTACTGCGAGATGGCCTGTCCGTTTGACGCGATCACGCTAGGCCACGACTACGAGCTCGCGGACTACAACCGCTCGGACCTGATCTTCACCAAGGAGATGCTGCTCGCCGAACCGATCGAGCGCTCGCCGCTCCGATTGGAAGGCGAGTAGTGGTCGTCCAGGGCATTCTCTTCTTCATCGCGGCGGCTGGAGCAATCGGCGGCGCCGTTGCCGTTGTGCTGCTGCGCAACCCGTTCTTCTCGGTGCTGGCGCTGGTCGTTCACCTTTTCGCGCTCGCCGTGCTGTTCCTACTGCTCTACGCGCAGTTCATCGCGGCCGCGCAGTTGATCGTCTATGCCGGTGCCGTGATGGTGCTGTACGTCTTCGTTGTCTCCTACGTCGGCGGTGCCGACGAGCCGATCGATCACGGCGGCGGGGTTCCGCGCGCACTTGCACCGATCTTCGCCGGCGCGCTGCTGGTCGTGCTTTCGCTCGCGCTGGCCGCCACCTCTCTGAAGCTGATTGACAGCAACGGCGTCAAGTTGCCGGACGACGGAAATGCGTACGGAACCCCCGAGCAGATCGGTGAGCTGTTGCTGACCAAGTACCTCCTGCCGTTCGAGGTCGCATCCTTTCTGCTCACTGTCGCCGCAGTCTGCGCGGTCGTGCTCGCGCGCCGCCGCCGCGGACTGGAAGAATTGACCGACACAGAGTTGGAAAAAGCAGTGCCGCTGCTCGGCGAGGGGCTGGGCAAGCGATGAACATCAGTTGGTATATCGCGCTCTCTGCCGTGCTCTTCGCGATCGGCGCCGGTGGTCTCGTTGCTCGGCGCAGCCCGCTCGTGATGCTGCTCTGCCTCGAGATCATGCTCAACGGTGCAAACCTTTCGCTGGTCGCCTTCGCCCGCATGTGGGGCGACGGTGGCGGCCAGATATTCGCGCTGATCGTGATGGTGGTTGCTGCGTGCGAGGTCGTCGTCGGGCTTGGCCTGATCGTGGCGCTCTACAGAAATCGTCTGCCGATTGACATCGATGAGCTCGACAAACTGAAGGACCCGGCGTGATTGCAGCAGTCACGCCAATCCTGGCCCACGCGGCCGACTTCGCTGAGGGCGCTCGCCCGGTGGATCCGTCCCTGTGGGGCTGGGTGCTTCTGCTTACGCCGCTTGTTGGCGCGCTGGTTATCGGCCTCGGACACCGCATCTGGAGCGAGCGGGCTGCCGGCATGATTGGCACCTCAGCGATCTTCCTGGCTTTTGGTGCGGCGCTCATCGTCCTCGTTCAACTGCTCGGCATGGACGCGGAGGAGCGCCACATCCTTGCTGGCTTCAAGTACGCGCAGGCCTTCGGCGTGGACTTCCGCTTCGACATCTATGTCGACCAGCTGTCGGTGATGATGGCGCTGATCGTGACGGGAGTCTCGGCGCTGATCCACCTCTATTCAGTCGCCTACATGAAGTCCGACGAGGGCTACCGGCGCTTTTTCGCCTACCTGAACTTCTTCGTCTTCTCGATGCTGTTGCTCGTGCTCGCGGGCAACATGCTGCTTCTGGTCATCGGCTGGGGCTTTGTCGGCGCGGCCTCGTATCTGTTGATCTCTTACTGGTACCGCAGGGAGAGCGCCACGAAGGCCGGCGCCAAGGCGTTCGTGATGAACGTGATCGGCGACGTCGCCCTCGTGATCGCGGCCTATCTGCTCTGGAACGAACTCCAGACCCTGACCATTCCGACGCTTCTCGCCAACGCCGACGACGCCTTCACGGTCGCACCATCGGCGACCTATACGGCGGTCGCGTTCCTCCTACTCGTTGGTGCCTTCGCCAAGTCGGCCCAGCTCCCACTGCACACCTGGCTTCCCGACGCGATGGAAGGGCCGACTCCGGTCTCGGCATTGATTCACGCGGCGACGATGGTCACGGCCGGGGTCTACCTGATCTGCCGCATGTACCCGTTCATCGAGATCTCGGACGCGGCCTCGCTGACCGCTGCTGCGCTGGGCACCGCAACGCTACTGATCGCGGCCACGACGGCGTTGGTACAGACCGACTTGAAACGCATTATCGCCTATTCGACGATGAGTCAGATCGGATACATGATCGCCGGAGCTGGCGCGGCTGCCTACAGCGCGTCGATGTTTCACTTGATGACCCACGCCATCTTCAAGGCACTCCTGTTCATGGGTGCCGGCTCGGTGATCGCGGCGATGGGCGGAATTCAGGACGTTCGCCGGATGGGCGGCCTGAGGAAGGCGATGCCATTCACGTACATCGCATTCACGATCGGCGCGCTCGCACTTGCCGGGTTCCCGCTGCTCTCGGGCTTCTGGAGCAAGGACGAGATCATCTCCTTCACGCTCAATCGCGGTGGCGCGTTCACGATCATTGCCGTAGGCATGTATATCGGTGCGATTTTGACTGCCTTCTATTCGATGCGCGCGGTCTATCTCGTTTTTCACGGTGACCCAGCGCCGGAGGCCAAGGAACTCGAAGGCGGCCACATCCCGCACGCCGACCCGGTCAACCCAGCCACCGGCGAACTCGAGACAACCGACGTCGGCTTCCCCGGACCAGACCACCAGATCGCCGAGCGCGAAGGCGAGATGAAGGTCGCGATGGGCACGCTTGCGTTCCTTGCACTCGTCGCGGGCCTCGTCCAGATTCCCGGCGTCACCGCCGGGGTCGAGCACTGGCTCGAGCCGGTCTTTGAGGACTCGCGTTACGCCGAGAGCATCCCGAGCTACACGACGCAGTGGGTCGGCCTTGGTGTTGGCGCGCTGATCGCCATCGCCGGGGTCTCGTTCGCCTACTGGGCCTACCTCCGCAACCGTGGCGTGACCGAGCGTTGGGCCGAGCGCTTCCCCGGCGTGAACGCCTGGCTGCTGAACGCCTGGTACTTCTACTGGCTCTACGACCGCGTGTTCGTCCGCCCGGTCGCGGCTTTTGCCGTCTTCTGCAA
Encoded here:
- a CDS encoding NADH-quinone oxidoreductase subunit I; the protein is MSRLIEGPVTIQYPEEKTPVYPRFRGRHKLHKFEDSDLEKCVGCSLCAAACPADCIRVVATDNDPASPTSAGERYAAVYEINMARCIFCGYCEMACPFDAITLGHDYELADYNRSDLIFTKEMLLAEPIERSPLRLEGE
- the nuoG gene encoding NADH-quinone oxidoreductase subunit NuoG, translating into MATENLPPSSAQKGSENATSSDATVATETAGLQYRSSHVVVDALPAGYSARPAGEPERETIVFTIDGVEVTAPSGVMLVDAAKYGGVEIPVFCYEPKLGAPVGACRMCLVEIEGIPKLQTACSTPVRDGMSVITMSPRVIEAQNSVVEFILANHPLDCPVCDKGGECPLQDISYGWGRGKSRFTEPKRHFEKPVALSPSIAIDRERCILCYRCVRFSQEVSEDYQLVLLERGADAHVGTFDGTEYIAPFSGNIIELCPVGALTSRAYRFRARPWDIEQGGSVCSMCPGQCNVTYTVRDEKVMRVLQRDNNAVDDGWLCDRGRFAYQAWESKARITQPLVRQGDKLLPARWDYALDVAASALKKAGVRSAALAGGGTTNEEGWLLRRLLIEGLGSRNIDSRRGGKLSADVARTLTEPDVTLSIPDVEWADAILVLATELVDEMPILDLRVRKAVNHHGAKLAVATARPSSLDDKATIAARFAPKAVDAFAQALLRSIAGEDVGDLPTRAGADGEEIASIAALLTGAERPAILWGEKVLYYAAGAAPAMTVANIVDKLGVAKTPGAGHMQIPVQANGRGLREIGFLPNLGPALSEEGDGKSSDEIAAALGDEVNALILMGVDPMVDYPNGAEWDHALAKAGTVISFSTWLSGTAERHADVVFPLEVGPEKEGTLTHPDGRLQRVRQTVERAGEVNAGWWAIDQLASRVGLDLGAKVVHQVTEQIADGVPIYAGITPEEIGGTGVRWQERAAATNRLDPTRTTFDLAEPAAAAEANGRLRLGTFRSLWGGGDVENAATLAPLVSRTRVELSPADGERLGVNTGDSVTLNTDSGEVTAIVALRDSIPTGSAFLLDSRDDGVRRAVAGSPALVEVVK
- the nuoH gene encoding NADH-quinone oxidoreductase subunit NuoH, translating into MSPLATVGFEVSVWSQVIVSFLIFFVVFNMIPMVLLVERKVLGRFQGRYGPNRVGPFGMFQPLVDIAKLAAKEDFIPRNASKMIFIIAPVISLFTAVATIAILPFGNTVEDGLFGANYTLYGIDVSIGVLYAFAFGAIAFYGLMLGGWASGSKYSFLGAMRSAAQLISYELAAGLSLVGVIMMSGSLSMTEIVNQQTGMWFILPQFVGFLVFMVAAFAETNRAPFDLVEADAELVAGYQTEYGGIRFAAFMLAEYMNMIVLSGIGVTMFLGGWLGPGPDWLGPIWVLVKIFLLLLFFMWIRATLPRLRYDQLMSFGWKILIPLATINLIVTAVLVVYL
- the nuoK gene encoding NADH-quinone oxidoreductase subunit NuoK, whose protein sequence is MNISWYIALSAVLFAIGAGGLVARRSPLVMLLCLEIMLNGANLSLVAFARMWGDGGGQIFALIVMVVAACEVVVGLGLIVALYRNRLPIDIDELDKLKDPA
- a CDS encoding NADH-quinone oxidoreductase subunit J produces the protein MVVQGILFFIAAAGAIGGAVAVVLLRNPFFSVLALVVHLFALAVLFLLLYAQFIAAAQLIVYAGAVMVLYVFVVSYVGGADEPIDHGGGVPRALAPIFAGALLVVLSLALAATSLKLIDSNGVKLPDDGNAYGTPEQIGELLLTKYLLPFEVASFLLTVAAVCAVVLARRRRGLEELTDTELEKAVPLLGEGLGKR
- the nuoL gene encoding NADH-quinone oxidoreductase subunit L translates to MDPSLWGWVLLLTPLVGALVIGLGHRIWSERAAGMIGTSAIFLAFGAALIVLVQLLGMDAEERHILAGFKYAQAFGVDFRFDIYVDQLSVMMALIVTGVSALIHLYSVAYMKSDEGYRRFFAYLNFFVFSMLLLVLAGNMLLLVIGWGFVGAASYLLISYWYRRESATKAGAKAFVMNVIGDVALVIAAYLLWNELQTLTIPTLLANADDAFTVAPSATYTAVAFLLLVGAFAKSAQLPLHTWLPDAMEGPTPVSALIHAATMVTAGVYLICRMYPFIEISDAASLTAAALGTATLLIAATTALVQTDLKRIIAYSTMSQIGYMIAGAGAAAYSASMFHLMTHAIFKALLFMGAGSVIAAMGGIQDVRRMGGLRKAMPFTYIAFTIGALALAGFPLLSGFWSKDEIISFTLNRGGAFTIIAVGMYIGAILTAFYSMRAVYLVFHGDPAPEAKELEGGHIPHADPVNPATGELETTDVGFPGPDHQIAEREGEMKVAMGTLAFLALVAGLVQIPGVTAGVEHWLEPVFEDSRYAESIPSYTTQWVGLGVGALIAIAGVSFAYWAYLRNRGVTERWAERFPGVNAWLLNAWYFYWLYDRVFVRPVAAFAVFCNKVIERYVVDGIVTGTSTLVKDGAARVRTMQSGLARAYALSLIGGTIVIALYFLVVSG